Proteins encoded by one window of Toxotes jaculatrix isolate fToxJac2 chromosome 22, fToxJac2.pri, whole genome shotgun sequence:
- the tfec gene encoding transcription factor EC isoform X5, which yields MPHLTDCSYYTMRDATRASNVQSHLENSKFHLHQSQNQQVKQYLTLGSKLASSGGQGHAVPHPHTPGQPLATVPIMRNGHMPSVSDSSNPNSPVTLLTMANHDSEFPMDEVIDDLISLESGFNDGGLDCMEPNIIMQNNVSLSSSMLDVYGGEQEHDTRVMAKERQKKDNHNLIERRRRYNINYRIKELGTLIPKSNDPDMRWNKGTILKASVEYIRWLQKEQQHARELESRQKKLEQANRRLLLRIQELEIQARAHGLPNMATALGTVELSSHLLKQQQQQQQQQQQQQQQSSPQAQQPQQPPLYQEDPNSDYLQRIAVVAGVPSIPSASGPQDHITGADGCTTFSDPLSHFTDFFSATLKEEHRLDEILMDDPLSPFGTDPLLSAGSPGAASKDSSRRSSFSSAGGDDL from the exons ATGCCACACTTAACTGACTGCAGCTACTACACGATGCGGGACGCAACCAGAGCTTCAAAT GTACAGAGCCACCTGGAGAACTCCAAGTTCCACCTCCACCAGAGCCAGAATCAGCAGGTCAAGCAGTACCTGACACTGGGCTCCAAGCTGGCTTCATCGGGCGGGCAAGGCCACGCAGTGCCGCATCCACACACCCCTGGCCAGCCGCTGGCCACCGTGCCAATCATGAGGAATGGACACATGCCCTCTGTCAGCGACAGCAGCAACCCCAACAGCCCCGTTACCCTGCTCACTATGGCCAATCACGACAGCGAG tTTCCAATGGATGAAGTTATTGATGACCTAATTAGTCTTGAATCCGGTTTCAATGATGGAGGCTTGGATTGCATGGAGCCTAACATCATAATGCAAAACAAT GTGTCCCTCAGTAGCAGCATGCTGGACGTCTATGGGGGTGAACAAG AACACGACACAAGGGTGATGgccaaagagagacagaagaaagacaaCCATAATTTGA ttgAAAGAAGGCGAAGATACAACATCAACTACAGGATTAAGGAGCTGGGGACACTCATACCAAAGTCAAATGACCC AGACATGCGCTGGAACAAAGGCACCATCCTGAAGGCCTCGGTGGAGTACATAAGGTGGCTGcagaaggagcagcagcacGCTCGGGAGCTGGAGAGCCGACAGAAGAAGCTAGAGCAAGCGAacaggaggctgctgctgaggatccag gAGCTTGAGATCCAAGCACGAGCACATGGCCTCCCAAACATGGCCACAGCCTTGGGGACAGTCGAACTATCCTCCCATCtcctcaaacaacaacaacaacaacaacaacagcagcagcaacagcaacagcagtcaTCTCCCCAGgcccagcagcctcagcagccGCCCCTCTACCAGGAGGACCCCAACAGTGACTACCTCCAGAGGATAGCTGTGGTGGCTGGGGTGCCTTCCATCCCCTCTGCCAGCGGGCCACAGGATCACATCACCGGCGCTGACGGCTGCACTACGTTCTCTGACCCGCTGTCCCACTTCACAGACTTTTTCAGCGCTACGCTCAAGGAGGAGCACCGGCTGGACGAGATCCTGATGGATGACCCGCTCTCGCCGTTCGGCACCGACCCGCTCCTGTCGGCCGGCTCGCCTGGAGCTGCATCCAAGGACAGCAGCCGTAGGAGCAGCTTCAGCTCTGCTGGGGGTGACGACCTATAA
- the tfec gene encoding transcription factor EC isoform X8 yields MRNGHMPSVSDSSNPNSPVTLLTMANHDSEFPMDEVIDDLISLESGFNDGGLDCMEPNIIMQNNVSLSSSMLDVYGGEQGMNAPNGGMSPTSNPTKLTVKREYTEHDTRVMAKERQKKDNHNLIERRRRYNINYRIKELGTLIPKSNDPDMRWNKGTILKASVEYIRWLQKEQQHARELESRQKKLEQANRRLLLRIQELEIQARAHGLPNMATALGTVELSSHLLKQQQQQQQQQQQQQQQSSPQAQQPQQPPLYQEDPNSDYLQRIAVVAGVPSIPSASGPQDHITGADGCTTFSDPLSHFTDFFSATLKEEHRLDEILMDDPLSPFGTDPLLSAGSPGAASKDSSRRSSFSSAGGDDL; encoded by the exons ATGAGGAATGGACACATGCCCTCTGTCAGCGACAGCAGCAACCCCAACAGCCCCGTTACCCTGCTCACTATGGCCAATCACGACAGCGAG tTTCCAATGGATGAAGTTATTGATGACCTAATTAGTCTTGAATCCGGTTTCAATGATGGAGGCTTGGATTGCATGGAGCCTAACATCATAATGCAAAACAAT GTGTCCCTCAGTAGCAGCATGCTGGACGTCTATGGGGGTGAACAAGGTATGAACGCCCCTAATGGTGGAATGAGTCCCACATCTAACCCCACAAAGCTCACTGTAAAAAGGGAATACACAG AACACGACACAAGGGTGATGgccaaagagagacagaagaaagacaaCCATAATTTGA ttgAAAGAAGGCGAAGATACAACATCAACTACAGGATTAAGGAGCTGGGGACACTCATACCAAAGTCAAATGACCC AGACATGCGCTGGAACAAAGGCACCATCCTGAAGGCCTCGGTGGAGTACATAAGGTGGCTGcagaaggagcagcagcacGCTCGGGAGCTGGAGAGCCGACAGAAGAAGCTAGAGCAAGCGAacaggaggctgctgctgaggatccag gAGCTTGAGATCCAAGCACGAGCACATGGCCTCCCAAACATGGCCACAGCCTTGGGGACAGTCGAACTATCCTCCCATCtcctcaaacaacaacaacaacaacaacaacagcagcagcaacagcaacagcagtcaTCTCCCCAGgcccagcagcctcagcagccGCCCCTCTACCAGGAGGACCCCAACAGTGACTACCTCCAGAGGATAGCTGTGGTGGCTGGGGTGCCTTCCATCCCCTCTGCCAGCGGGCCACAGGATCACATCACCGGCGCTGACGGCTGCACTACGTTCTCTGACCCGCTGTCCCACTTCACAGACTTTTTCAGCGCTACGCTCAAGGAGGAGCACCGGCTGGACGAGATCCTGATGGATGACCCGCTCTCGCCGTTCGGCACCGACCCGCTCCTGTCGGCCGGCTCGCCTGGAGCTGCATCCAAGGACAGCAGCCGTAGGAGCAGCTTCAGCTCTGCTGGGGGTGACGACCTATAA
- the tfec gene encoding transcription factor EC isoform X4, with product MSRCCVVKVITLTEIQLLQVQSHLENSKFHLHQSQNQQVKQYLTLGSKLASSGGQGHAVPHPHTPGQPLATVPIMRNGHMPSVSDSSNPNSPVTLLTMANHDSEFPMDEVIDDLISLESGFNDGGLDCMEPNIIMQNNVSLSSSMLDVYGGEQGMNAPNGGMSPTSNPTKLTVKREYTEHDTRVMAKERQKKDNHNLIERRRRYNINYRIKELGTLIPKSNDPDMRWNKGTILKASVEYIRWLQKEQQHARELESRQKKLEQANRRLLLRIQELEIQARAHGLPNMATALGTVELSSHLLKQQQQQQQQQQQQQQQSSPQAQQPQQPPLYQEDPNSDYLQRIAVVAGVPSIPSASGPQDHITGADGCTTFSDPLSHFTDFFSATLKEEHRLDEILMDDPLSPFGTDPLLSAGSPGAASKDSSRRSSFSSAGGDDL from the exons GTACAGAGCCACCTGGAGAACTCCAAGTTCCACCTCCACCAGAGCCAGAATCAGCAGGTCAAGCAGTACCTGACACTGGGCTCCAAGCTGGCTTCATCGGGCGGGCAAGGCCACGCAGTGCCGCATCCACACACCCCTGGCCAGCCGCTGGCCACCGTGCCAATCATGAGGAATGGACACATGCCCTCTGTCAGCGACAGCAGCAACCCCAACAGCCCCGTTACCCTGCTCACTATGGCCAATCACGACAGCGAG tTTCCAATGGATGAAGTTATTGATGACCTAATTAGTCTTGAATCCGGTTTCAATGATGGAGGCTTGGATTGCATGGAGCCTAACATCATAATGCAAAACAAT GTGTCCCTCAGTAGCAGCATGCTGGACGTCTATGGGGGTGAACAAGGTATGAACGCCCCTAATGGTGGAATGAGTCCCACATCTAACCCCACAAAGCTCACTGTAAAAAGGGAATACACAG AACACGACACAAGGGTGATGgccaaagagagacagaagaaagacaaCCATAATTTGA ttgAAAGAAGGCGAAGATACAACATCAACTACAGGATTAAGGAGCTGGGGACACTCATACCAAAGTCAAATGACCC AGACATGCGCTGGAACAAAGGCACCATCCTGAAGGCCTCGGTGGAGTACATAAGGTGGCTGcagaaggagcagcagcacGCTCGGGAGCTGGAGAGCCGACAGAAGAAGCTAGAGCAAGCGAacaggaggctgctgctgaggatccag gAGCTTGAGATCCAAGCACGAGCACATGGCCTCCCAAACATGGCCACAGCCTTGGGGACAGTCGAACTATCCTCCCATCtcctcaaacaacaacaacaacaacaacaacagcagcagcaacagcaacagcagtcaTCTCCCCAGgcccagcagcctcagcagccGCCCCTCTACCAGGAGGACCCCAACAGTGACTACCTCCAGAGGATAGCTGTGGTGGCTGGGGTGCCTTCCATCCCCTCTGCCAGCGGGCCACAGGATCACATCACCGGCGCTGACGGCTGCACTACGTTCTCTGACCCGCTGTCCCACTTCACAGACTTTTTCAGCGCTACGCTCAAGGAGGAGCACCGGCTGGACGAGATCCTGATGGATGACCCGCTCTCGCCGTTCGGCACCGACCCGCTCCTGTCGGCCGGCTCGCCTGGAGCTGCATCCAAGGACAGCAGCCGTAGGAGCAGCTTCAGCTCTGCTGGGGGTGACGACCTATAA
- the tfec gene encoding transcription factor EC isoform X3 has translation MPHLTDCSYYTMRDATRASNVQSHLENSKFHLHQSQNQQVKQYLTLGSKLASSGGQGHAVPHPHTPGQPLATVPIMRNGHMPSVSDSSNPNSPVTLLTMANHDSEFPMDEVIDDLISLESGFNDGGLDCMEPNIIMQNNVSLSSSMLDVYGGEQGMNAPNGGMSPTSNPTKLTVKREYTEHDTRVMAKERQKKDNHNLIERRRRYNINYRIKELGTLIPKSNDPDMRWNKGTILKASVEYIRWLQKEQQHARELESRQKKLEQANRRLLLRIQELEIQARAHGLPNMATALGTVELSSHLLKQQQQQQQQQQQQQQQSSPQAQQPQQPPLYQEDPNSDYLQRIAVVAGVPSIPSASGPQDHITGADGCTTFSDPLSHFTDFFSATLKEEHRLDEILMDDPLSPFGTDPLLSAGSPGAASKDSSRRSSFSSAGGDDL, from the exons ATGCCACACTTAACTGACTGCAGCTACTACACGATGCGGGACGCAACCAGAGCTTCAAAT GTACAGAGCCACCTGGAGAACTCCAAGTTCCACCTCCACCAGAGCCAGAATCAGCAGGTCAAGCAGTACCTGACACTGGGCTCCAAGCTGGCTTCATCGGGCGGGCAAGGCCACGCAGTGCCGCATCCACACACCCCTGGCCAGCCGCTGGCCACCGTGCCAATCATGAGGAATGGACACATGCCCTCTGTCAGCGACAGCAGCAACCCCAACAGCCCCGTTACCCTGCTCACTATGGCCAATCACGACAGCGAG tTTCCAATGGATGAAGTTATTGATGACCTAATTAGTCTTGAATCCGGTTTCAATGATGGAGGCTTGGATTGCATGGAGCCTAACATCATAATGCAAAACAAT GTGTCCCTCAGTAGCAGCATGCTGGACGTCTATGGGGGTGAACAAGGTATGAACGCCCCTAATGGTGGAATGAGTCCCACATCTAACCCCACAAAGCTCACTGTAAAAAGGGAATACACAG AACACGACACAAGGGTGATGgccaaagagagacagaagaaagacaaCCATAATTTGA ttgAAAGAAGGCGAAGATACAACATCAACTACAGGATTAAGGAGCTGGGGACACTCATACCAAAGTCAAATGACCC AGACATGCGCTGGAACAAAGGCACCATCCTGAAGGCCTCGGTGGAGTACATAAGGTGGCTGcagaaggagcagcagcacGCTCGGGAGCTGGAGAGCCGACAGAAGAAGCTAGAGCAAGCGAacaggaggctgctgctgaggatccag gAGCTTGAGATCCAAGCACGAGCACATGGCCTCCCAAACATGGCCACAGCCTTGGGGACAGTCGAACTATCCTCCCATCtcctcaaacaacaacaacaacaacaacaacagcagcagcaacagcaacagcagtcaTCTCCCCAGgcccagcagcctcagcagccGCCCCTCTACCAGGAGGACCCCAACAGTGACTACCTCCAGAGGATAGCTGTGGTGGCTGGGGTGCCTTCCATCCCCTCTGCCAGCGGGCCACAGGATCACATCACCGGCGCTGACGGCTGCACTACGTTCTCTGACCCGCTGTCCCACTTCACAGACTTTTTCAGCGCTACGCTCAAGGAGGAGCACCGGCTGGACGAGATCCTGATGGATGACCCGCTCTCGCCGTTCGGCACCGACCCGCTCCTGTCGGCCGGCTCGCCTGGAGCTGCATCCAAGGACAGCAGCCGTAGGAGCAGCTTCAGCTCTGCTGGGGGTGACGACCTATAA
- the tfec gene encoding transcription factor EC isoform X6 encodes MPHLTDCSYYTMRDATRASNVQSHLENSKFHLHQSQNQQVKQYLTLGSKLASSGGQGHAVPHPHTPGQPLATVPIMRNGHMPSVSDSSNPNSPVTLLTMANHDSEVSLSSSMLDVYGGEQGMNAPNGGMSPTSNPTKLTVKREYTEHDTRVMAKERQKKDNHNLIERRRRYNINYRIKELGTLIPKSNDPDMRWNKGTILKASVEYIRWLQKEQQHARELESRQKKLEQANRRLLLRIQELEIQARAHGLPNMATALGTVELSSHLLKQQQQQQQQQQQQQQQSSPQAQQPQQPPLYQEDPNSDYLQRIAVVAGVPSIPSASGPQDHITGADGCTTFSDPLSHFTDFFSATLKEEHRLDEILMDDPLSPFGTDPLLSAGSPGAASKDSSRRSSFSSAGGDDL; translated from the exons ATGCCACACTTAACTGACTGCAGCTACTACACGATGCGGGACGCAACCAGAGCTTCAAAT GTACAGAGCCACCTGGAGAACTCCAAGTTCCACCTCCACCAGAGCCAGAATCAGCAGGTCAAGCAGTACCTGACACTGGGCTCCAAGCTGGCTTCATCGGGCGGGCAAGGCCACGCAGTGCCGCATCCACACACCCCTGGCCAGCCGCTGGCCACCGTGCCAATCATGAGGAATGGACACATGCCCTCTGTCAGCGACAGCAGCAACCCCAACAGCCCCGTTACCCTGCTCACTATGGCCAATCACGACAGCGAG GTGTCCCTCAGTAGCAGCATGCTGGACGTCTATGGGGGTGAACAAGGTATGAACGCCCCTAATGGTGGAATGAGTCCCACATCTAACCCCACAAAGCTCACTGTAAAAAGGGAATACACAG AACACGACACAAGGGTGATGgccaaagagagacagaagaaagacaaCCATAATTTGA ttgAAAGAAGGCGAAGATACAACATCAACTACAGGATTAAGGAGCTGGGGACACTCATACCAAAGTCAAATGACCC AGACATGCGCTGGAACAAAGGCACCATCCTGAAGGCCTCGGTGGAGTACATAAGGTGGCTGcagaaggagcagcagcacGCTCGGGAGCTGGAGAGCCGACAGAAGAAGCTAGAGCAAGCGAacaggaggctgctgctgaggatccag gAGCTTGAGATCCAAGCACGAGCACATGGCCTCCCAAACATGGCCACAGCCTTGGGGACAGTCGAACTATCCTCCCATCtcctcaaacaacaacaacaacaacaacaacagcagcagcaacagcaacagcagtcaTCTCCCCAGgcccagcagcctcagcagccGCCCCTCTACCAGGAGGACCCCAACAGTGACTACCTCCAGAGGATAGCTGTGGTGGCTGGGGTGCCTTCCATCCCCTCTGCCAGCGGGCCACAGGATCACATCACCGGCGCTGACGGCTGCACTACGTTCTCTGACCCGCTGTCCCACTTCACAGACTTTTTCAGCGCTACGCTCAAGGAGGAGCACCGGCTGGACGAGATCCTGATGGATGACCCGCTCTCGCCGTTCGGCACCGACCCGCTCCTGTCGGCCGGCTCGCCTGGAGCTGCATCCAAGGACAGCAGCCGTAGGAGCAGCTTCAGCTCTGCTGGGGGTGACGACCTATAA
- the tfec gene encoding transcription factor EC isoform X7: MPHLTDCSYYTMRDATRASNVQSHLENSKFHLHQSQNQQVKQYLTLGSKLASSGGQGHAVPHPHTPGQPLATVPIMRNGHMPSVSDSSNPNSPVTLLTMANHDSEVSLSSSMLDVYGGEQEHDTRVMAKERQKKDNHNLIERRRRYNINYRIKELGTLIPKSNDPDMRWNKGTILKASVEYIRWLQKEQQHARELESRQKKLEQANRRLLLRIQELEIQARAHGLPNMATALGTVELSSHLLKQQQQQQQQQQQQQQQSSPQAQQPQQPPLYQEDPNSDYLQRIAVVAGVPSIPSASGPQDHITGADGCTTFSDPLSHFTDFFSATLKEEHRLDEILMDDPLSPFGTDPLLSAGSPGAASKDSSRRSSFSSAGGDDL, from the exons ATGCCACACTTAACTGACTGCAGCTACTACACGATGCGGGACGCAACCAGAGCTTCAAAT GTACAGAGCCACCTGGAGAACTCCAAGTTCCACCTCCACCAGAGCCAGAATCAGCAGGTCAAGCAGTACCTGACACTGGGCTCCAAGCTGGCTTCATCGGGCGGGCAAGGCCACGCAGTGCCGCATCCACACACCCCTGGCCAGCCGCTGGCCACCGTGCCAATCATGAGGAATGGACACATGCCCTCTGTCAGCGACAGCAGCAACCCCAACAGCCCCGTTACCCTGCTCACTATGGCCAATCACGACAGCGAG GTGTCCCTCAGTAGCAGCATGCTGGACGTCTATGGGGGTGAACAAG AACACGACACAAGGGTGATGgccaaagagagacagaagaaagacaaCCATAATTTGA ttgAAAGAAGGCGAAGATACAACATCAACTACAGGATTAAGGAGCTGGGGACACTCATACCAAAGTCAAATGACCC AGACATGCGCTGGAACAAAGGCACCATCCTGAAGGCCTCGGTGGAGTACATAAGGTGGCTGcagaaggagcagcagcacGCTCGGGAGCTGGAGAGCCGACAGAAGAAGCTAGAGCAAGCGAacaggaggctgctgctgaggatccag gAGCTTGAGATCCAAGCACGAGCACATGGCCTCCCAAACATGGCCACAGCCTTGGGGACAGTCGAACTATCCTCCCATCtcctcaaacaacaacaacaacaacaacaacagcagcagcaacagcaacagcagtcaTCTCCCCAGgcccagcagcctcagcagccGCCCCTCTACCAGGAGGACCCCAACAGTGACTACCTCCAGAGGATAGCTGTGGTGGCTGGGGTGCCTTCCATCCCCTCTGCCAGCGGGCCACAGGATCACATCACCGGCGCTGACGGCTGCACTACGTTCTCTGACCCGCTGTCCCACTTCACAGACTTTTTCAGCGCTACGCTCAAGGAGGAGCACCGGCTGGACGAGATCCTGATGGATGACCCGCTCTCGCCGTTCGGCACCGACCCGCTCCTGTCGGCCGGCTCGCCTGGAGCTGCATCCAAGGACAGCAGCCGTAGGAGCAGCTTCAGCTCTGCTGGGGGTGACGACCTATAA